Proteins found in one Candidatus Baltobacteraceae bacterium genomic segment:
- the rplE gene encoding 50S ribosomal protein L5: MAERLREKYTKEVRAGLQEKFGYKNVHQIPKLDKVVINMSVGEAITNSKILDVAVNELQAISGQKPVITKAKKSIAAFKLREGMNIGAKVTLRGERMYVFLDKLFNVVLPRIRDFRGLSRKSFDGRGNYNMGLREQLVFPEINFDKVEKARGMDIVIVTTAKNDEEATEFLTAMGLPLQKAGAR; encoded by the coding sequence ATGGCGGAACGTCTGCGAGAGAAATACACCAAGGAAGTTCGCGCCGGCCTTCAAGAGAAGTTTGGCTACAAGAACGTCCATCAGATTCCGAAGCTCGATAAGGTCGTCATCAACATGAGCGTTGGTGAGGCGATCACGAACAGCAAGATTCTGGACGTCGCGGTCAACGAGCTGCAGGCCATCAGCGGCCAAAAGCCGGTGATCACCAAGGCCAAAAAGTCGATCGCGGCGTTCAAGCTGCGCGAAGGTATGAACATCGGAGCGAAGGTCACGCTGCGCGGCGAGCGCATGTACGTCTTCCTCGACAAGCTTTTCAACGTGGTACTGCCGCGTATTCGCGACTTCCGCGGACTTTCGCGCAAGTCGTTCGACGGCCGCGGAAACTACAATATGGGCCTGCGCGAGCAGTTGGTCTTTCCGGAGATCAATTTCGACAAGGTCGAGAAGGCGCGCGGCATGGACATCGTGATCGTCACCACGGCGAAAAACGATGAAGAGGCAACGGAATTCCTGACGGCAATGGGCTTGCCGCTACAAAAAGCAGGAGCGAGATAA
- the rplD gene encoding 50S ribosomal protein L4, translated as MPNVIDLTGKVVREEATPAIFEVDYSEKAHTIFRAVFRELANPRAGTASTLRRDEVRGGGRKPWKQKGTGRARQGSIRSPQWRHGGVVFGPKPRSYITDLNKKERRLAFVAALADRFKNGGITILDAANFELNKTADFAKLIFGGAKEAKKGPATLIVFAFDEQVGDRFHRLGRNLRHVGITHSGALDVKDVLRYHRIVFTTAAYDAIVKTFGSPSEEAK; from the coding sequence ATGCCTAACGTTATCGACCTGACCGGAAAGGTCGTCCGCGAAGAGGCCACCCCGGCGATCTTCGAAGTGGACTACAGCGAGAAAGCGCACACGATTTTCCGCGCGGTCTTCCGCGAGCTCGCGAACCCGCGCGCCGGAACGGCCTCGACGCTGCGACGCGACGAAGTGCGCGGCGGCGGTCGCAAACCGTGGAAACAAAAAGGTACCGGCCGCGCTCGTCAGGGCTCCATCCGCTCCCCGCAATGGCGCCACGGCGGCGTCGTCTTCGGGCCCAAGCCGCGCAGCTACATCACCGACCTTAATAAGAAAGAACGCCGTCTCGCGTTCGTGGCCGCACTTGCGGACCGTTTTAAAAACGGCGGGATCACCATTCTCGATGCCGCGAACTTCGAGCTGAACAAGACGGCCGATTTCGCGAAGCTGATTTTCGGCGGAGCGAAAGAAGCGAAGAAGGGTCCCGCGACCCTCATCGTCTTCGCGTTCGACGAACAAGTCGGCGACCGGTTCCATCGCCTCGGGCGCAACCTGCGTCACGTCGGCATCACGCATTCGGGAGCGCTCGACGTTAAGGACGTGCTGCGCTACCACCGGATCGTCTTTACGACGGCCGCGTACGACGCGATCGTCAAAACGTTCGGCAGCCCCAGTGAGGAAGCGAAATAA
- the rplP gene encoding 50S ribosomal protein L16 gives MLTPKRVKWRKVHRGRMTGRALRGSTLTFGEYGLQALEPCWMTNRQIEAARIALTRHIKRGGKVWIKVFPDKSVTKKPAEVRMGAGKGNPEFWVAVVRPGRVLFELSGVTPEVAKQALKLAAAKLPIGTKIVSREEAQA, from the coding sequence ATGCTGACACCAAAACGAGTTAAATGGCGTAAGGTCCATCGCGGCCGTATGACCGGTCGCGCGCTGCGCGGCAGCACACTGACGTTCGGCGAGTACGGACTGCAGGCGCTCGAGCCGTGCTGGATGACGAACCGCCAGATCGAAGCCGCGCGTATCGCGCTGACGCGTCATATCAAACGCGGCGGCAAAGTCTGGATCAAAGTCTTTCCGGACAAGTCGGTTACGAAAAAGCCGGCCGAAGTTCGCATGGGCGCCGGAAAAGGCAACCCGGAGTTTTGGGTCGCGGTCGTGCGTCCCGGGCGCGTGCTCTTCGAACTCTCGGGCGTCACGCCCGAAGTTGCGAAGCAAGCGCTCAAGCTCGCCGCCGCCAAGCTGCCGATCGGAACGAAGATCGTCTCTCGTGAGGAGGCTCAAGCATGA
- a CDS encoding peptide ABC transporter substrate-binding protein, producing MRPILLAVCFLMSLAGCSGAGGRRPLAGSLTIVQTQDFSTLDPIYVSGVGGQELAALLYSYLVRIDDRGRLVPDAALVVPSRSNGGIARGGTLITYHLRPNLRFSDGTPLTSRDVAYTIRAVNDPRNAVPSEIGFDDVIGVETPDALTVRIRLRRPYAAARLYLCGPGNAVPILPQRRLRSQGPLPRAAFNAAPVGSGPYRVARWVRGERLELQRNPYYRTPVGIDRLTIRFAADASAAETMLRAREADAYVNADESQYALLLAIPGTRVKRRPIDGTGALIFNVRDPILRDRSVRRALALAFDAPQLVRKVLRGAVITSGPGAGLFQWAYDPRAFAMPGYDPRSAARLLDAAGWRVGSDGIRRKAGRRLAVTLVTRADKPSAITLATAIQAAERGVGVAVAIRRYPIALLMAPDSSGGPLYGGRFGMTLLQFIAGFDPDVADQFSCDRIPPHGFNKARYCNPRVDALLADGARAQDRATRRRDYRAVQRILARDLPLVALYQATSINVFPARLRNQRTAVTTPFWNVATWRLDR from the coding sequence GTGCGGCCTATACTACTCGCGGTTTGTTTTCTCATGTCGCTCGCCGGATGCAGTGGCGCAGGCGGCAGGCGGCCGCTCGCCGGATCCCTGACGATCGTCCAAACCCAGGACTTCAGCACGCTCGATCCGATCTACGTGAGCGGCGTGGGCGGGCAAGAACTCGCGGCCCTGCTCTATTCGTATCTCGTGCGAATCGACGATCGCGGCCGGCTCGTTCCCGATGCCGCCCTCGTCGTACCGAGCCGATCGAACGGCGGTATCGCGCGGGGTGGCACGCTCATCACCTACCATCTTCGGCCGAATCTTCGCTTTAGCGACGGGACGCCGCTCACCAGCCGCGACGTCGCCTATACGATTCGAGCCGTGAACGATCCGCGCAACGCGGTTCCCAGTGAAATCGGGTTCGACGATGTGATCGGCGTCGAAACGCCCGACGCGCTGACCGTTCGGATTCGCTTGCGCCGCCCGTATGCGGCGGCACGACTCTATCTCTGCGGGCCCGGCAACGCCGTGCCGATCCTGCCGCAGCGGCGGCTCCGCTCGCAAGGGCCATTGCCGCGGGCGGCGTTCAACGCCGCGCCCGTCGGGTCGGGGCCGTATCGGGTCGCGCGCTGGGTCCGCGGCGAACGGCTCGAATTGCAGCGCAATCCCTACTATCGAACGCCGGTTGGAATCGACCGGCTGACGATCCGCTTTGCCGCCGACGCGAGCGCCGCGGAGACGATGCTTCGTGCACGCGAGGCCGACGCGTACGTGAATGCCGATGAGTCGCAGTACGCACTGCTGCTCGCCATCCCGGGCACGCGCGTGAAACGGCGGCCGATCGACGGGACCGGTGCGCTGATCTTCAACGTGCGAGATCCGATCCTGCGCGATCGCAGCGTGCGGCGGGCGCTAGCGTTAGCGTTCGACGCGCCGCAGCTCGTGCGTAAAGTGCTGCGCGGCGCCGTCATCACATCGGGTCCGGGCGCCGGTCTCTTTCAATGGGCGTACGACCCGCGCGCGTTTGCGATGCCCGGGTACGATCCGCGCTCCGCCGCGCGCCTGCTCGATGCCGCCGGCTGGCGGGTCGGAAGCGACGGAATCCGCCGCAAAGCGGGGCGCCGGCTCGCGGTAACGCTCGTGACGCGCGCCGACAAACCGAGCGCGATCACGCTGGCGACCGCCATTCAGGCCGCCGAACGCGGCGTCGGCGTCGCGGTCGCGATTCGGCGCTATCCTATCGCGCTGCTGATGGCCCCGGACTCGTCGGGCGGCCCGCTCTACGGCGGCCGCTTCGGCATGACGCTGCTGCAATTCATCGCCGGCTTCGATCCCGACGTGGCCGATCAGTTTTCGTGCGATCGCATTCCGCCGCACGGTTTCAACAAAGCTCGTTATTGCAACCCGCGAGTCGATGCGCTGCTCGCCGACGGCGCTCGCGCGCAGGATCGCGCAACGCGCCGGCGCGACTACCGCGCGGTGCAGCGCATTCTCGCGCGCGACCTCCCGCTCGTCGCACTCTATCAAGCCACGTCCATCAACGTGTTTCCCGCCCGGCTGCGAAATCAGCGCACGGCGGTTACGACACCGTTTTGGAACGTCGCCACTTGGCGATTGGACCGATAA
- the rpsH gene encoding 30S ribosomal protein S8, translated as MAVITDPIADLLTRIRNANTANHQVVDVPASRMKFAVALILKDEGFVKEVERVNEGPQGTIRITLKYGPEKEKVITGLRRISRPGLRVFTGKTEIPRVLGGLGLVIISTSKGIMSGKRAKKEGCGGEVLAYVW; from the coding sequence ATGGCTGTCATCACCGACCCGATCGCCGATCTGCTGACCCGCATTCGCAACGCGAACACGGCCAACCACCAAGTGGTTGACGTGCCGGCGTCGCGCATGAAGTTTGCCGTCGCGCTGATCCTCAAAGACGAAGGCTTCGTCAAGGAAGTCGAACGAGTGAACGAAGGTCCGCAAGGAACGATTCGTATCACGCTCAAGTACGGTCCCGAAAAAGAAAAAGTCATCACCGGCCTGCGCCGCATCTCGCGTCCCGGCTTGCGCGTCTTCACGGGCAAGACCGAGATTCCGCGCGTACTGGGCGGTTTGGGTCTGGTCATCATCTCGACGAGCAAAGGCATCATGTCCGGCAAACGCGCCAAAAAAGAAGGCTGCGGGGGCGAGGTGCTAGCGTATGTCTGGTAA
- the rplN gene encoding 50S ribosomal protein L14, with product MIQQETRLKVADNSGARELLCIHVSGGSRHKYAHVGDIIVGTVKSAIPGAAVKKGQVVKAVVVRTSAPIHRPDGSVVKCDDNACVIIKGEKDNLDPRGTRVFGPVMRELRDRGFLKIASLAPEVL from the coding sequence ATGATTCAACAAGAAACGCGACTGAAGGTCGCCGACAATTCCGGAGCGCGCGAGCTGCTCTGCATTCACGTTAGCGGCGGCAGCCGTCATAAGTACGCGCACGTCGGCGATATCATCGTCGGTACGGTTAAGAGCGCGATTCCCGGTGCCGCGGTCAAGAAGGGCCAAGTCGTGAAGGCGGTCGTCGTTCGTACCTCGGCGCCGATTCACCGGCCCGACGGCTCGGTCGTAAAGTGCGACGACAACGCCTGCGTTATCATCAAGGGCGAAAAAGATAATCTCGATCCGCGCGGCACGCGCGTCTTCGGCCCGGTCATGCGCGAACTGCGCGATCGCGGCTTCTTGAAGATCGCATCGCTCGCGCCGGAGGTTTTGTAG
- the rpsS gene encoding 30S ribosomal protein S19: MGRSLKKGPFVADHLMSKVTKMNETREKRVIKTWSRSSTIVPEMVGHTIGVHNGKAHVPVFVTENMVGHKLGEFSPTRLFRGHGGDKAGVK; encoded by the coding sequence ATGGGACGTAGCCTAAAAAAAGGTCCGTTTGTTGCGGATCATCTGATGAGTAAAGTCACGAAGATGAATGAGACGCGCGAGAAGCGCGTCATCAAGACGTGGAGCCGCAGCTCGACGATCGTTCCCGAAATGGTCGGGCACACGATCGGCGTGCACAACGGCAAAGCTCACGTGCCCGTTTTCGTTACCGAAAATATGGTCGGCCACAAGCTCGGAGAGTTTTCGCCAACGCGGCTCTTTCGCGGCCACGGCGGCGACAAGGCTGGTGTGAAGTAA
- the rplX gene encoding 50S ribosomal protein L24, with the protein MATAVKTHIIKGDTVMIRRGKEKGKRGVVKAIFPRAGKATIEGLNVVKRHTKQGTEQQNMGGAAQTGGILEKEAPLPLSVLQYVCEKCQAPTRLRHHETANGSKRVCVKCGEPARESVKGAK; encoded by the coding sequence GTGGCGACAGCAGTAAAGACGCATATCATCAAGGGCGACACGGTCATGATTCGCCGCGGCAAAGAAAAAGGCAAGCGCGGCGTCGTTAAGGCGATCTTCCCGCGCGCCGGTAAGGCGACGATCGAGGGCCTCAACGTCGTCAAGCGCCATACCAAGCAGGGTACGGAGCAACAAAACATGGGTGGAGCTGCGCAAACCGGCGGCATTCTCGAGAAGGAAGCTCCGCTTCCCCTTTCGGTTCTCCAATACGTCTGCGAGAAGTGCCAAGCGCCGACTCGCCTGCGTCATCACGAGACGGCCAACGGTTCGAAGCGCGTCTGCGTCAAGTGCGGCGAGCCCGCGCGCGAATCGGTCAAGGGAGCGAAATAA
- the rplF gene encoding 50S ribosomal protein L6, producing the protein MSRIGKLPVIVPNGVNVNLAEGEVHVKGPKGELRQSILEYVSVKLEDGNVVVERRGEAKEHRSAHGLTRTLINNMIEGVSKGFRKSLEIQGVGYRAAKAGEKVNLTLGFSHPVSFDPPAGIALSVEGTNKIHVDGIDKQQVGQVAAEIRSLRPPEPYKGKGVRYVGEVVRKKLGKAGKAGKK; encoded by the coding sequence ATGTCACGAATTGGTAAACTGCCCGTCATCGTGCCCAACGGCGTGAACGTAAACCTCGCCGAGGGCGAAGTGCACGTCAAGGGTCCCAAGGGCGAATTGCGTCAGTCGATCCTCGAATACGTCAGCGTGAAACTCGAGGACGGCAACGTCGTCGTCGAGCGCAGGGGCGAAGCGAAGGAGCATCGTTCGGCGCACGGTCTGACGCGCACGCTGATCAATAACATGATCGAAGGCGTGAGCAAGGGATTTCGCAAGAGCCTCGAGATTCAAGGCGTCGGCTACCGCGCTGCGAAGGCCGGCGAGAAGGTCAACTTGACCCTCGGATTCTCGCACCCGGTGAGCTTCGACCCGCCGGCGGGCATCGCGCTCTCCGTCGAAGGCACGAACAAGATCCACGTGGACGGGATCGACAAACAGCAAGTCGGTCAAGTCGCCGCCGAGATTCGCTCGCTGCGGCCGCCCGAACCGTACAAGGGCAAAGGCGTCCGTTACGTCGGCGAAGTGGTGCGCAAGAAACTCGGTAAGGCCGGAAAGGCAGGCAAGAAGTAA
- the rpsQ gene encoding 30S ribosomal protein S17, producing the protein METTTETGSVDRKARRVKQGRVASNKMDKTIVVVSETRVAHPTYGKIVRKSVKFKAHDERNEASIGDIVRIMETRPISREKRWRLIEIVEKAK; encoded by the coding sequence GTGGAAACGACAACGGAGACCGGCAGCGTCGACCGCAAGGCACGCCGCGTCAAGCAAGGCCGCGTCGCGTCCAATAAAATGGACAAGACCATCGTCGTCGTTTCGGAGACCCGCGTCGCGCATCCGACGTACGGCAAGATCGTGCGCAAGTCCGTGAAGTTCAAAGCGCATGACGAGCGCAACGAAGCGAGCATCGGCGATATCGTGCGCATCATGGAGACCCGTCCGATCTCGCGCGAGAAACGCTGGCGCCTGATCGAAATCGTAGAGAAAGCCAAGTAA
- the rplC gene encoding 50S ribosomal protein L3 → MKNILGRKVGMTSVFTADGRHVPVTVIEAGPCTVVERRTKDKHGYESVALAFGDVKKSRVSRALAGHYKKTDVEPKRFIREFRDDIDGVEVGATITVSEFESGDRVDVVGISKGHGFAGGIKRHNFSGGGASHGSMIHRQPASNGDTNAGRVVKGSRRPGHYGVDRTTMQNLEIVRADGERNLLLVRGPIPGPKNALVIVRKSVKDA, encoded by the coding sequence ATGAAGAACATCCTTGGCCGCAAGGTTGGGATGACGAGCGTCTTCACCGCGGATGGCCGGCACGTGCCGGTCACGGTGATCGAAGCCGGTCCCTGCACGGTGGTCGAGCGCAGAACGAAGGACAAGCACGGGTACGAATCCGTTGCTTTGGCTTTCGGCGACGTTAAAAAGTCGCGCGTCTCGCGTGCCCTTGCCGGACATTATAAGAAGACCGACGTCGAACCCAAACGATTCATTCGCGAATTTCGCGACGACATCGATGGCGTCGAAGTCGGCGCGACGATTACCGTCTCGGAGTTCGAGAGCGGCGACCGCGTCGACGTCGTCGGCATCTCCAAAGGCCACGGTTTCGCCGGCGGCATCAAACGGCATAACTTCTCGGGCGGCGGCGCGAGCCACGGCTCGATGATCCATCGCCAACCGGCCTCCAACGGCGACACCAATGCGGGCCGCGTTGTTAAAGGCAGCCGCCGCCCCGGTCACTACGGCGTCGATCGTACGACCATGCAGAATCTCGAGATCGTGCGCGCCGACGGCGAGCGCAACTTGCTGCTCGTCCGCGGTCCGATTCCGGGCCCGAAAAATGCGCTCGTGATCGTGCGAAAGAGCGTGAAAGATGCCTAA
- the rplB gene encoding 50S ribosomal protein L2 has product MAVKKYKPTSAGRRFMTTADFSELSKVDPERTLIEVRKKHSGRNFNGHITVRHKGGGTRKQYRIIDFKRTKDAIPAKVATLEYDPNRSARIALVNYKDGEKRYVLAPLGLKIGDVIESGPTADIKNGNCLPIKNIPVGTVIHNIELRPGQGAKLVRSAGGSAQLMAKEGDYAQVRMPSGEVRKIQVVCRATIGQLGNIEHENEIVGKAGRSRHRGKRPSVRGIAMNPVDHPHGGGEARSTSGRPPTTPWGQMTMGKKTRRNKRTASMIVRKRKAK; this is encoded by the coding sequence ATGGCTGTAAAAAAATATAAACCGACCAGCGCCGGACGGCGCTTCATGACCACGGCGGATTTTTCCGAGCTGAGCAAGGTCGATCCCGAGAGAACGCTCATCGAGGTTCGCAAGAAGCATTCGGGCCGTAACTTCAACGGGCACATCACCGTGCGTCACAAGGGCGGCGGCACGCGCAAGCAATATCGCATCATCGATTTCAAGCGCACGAAAGACGCAATTCCCGCCAAGGTTGCGACGCTCGAGTACGATCCGAACCGTTCGGCCCGTATCGCGCTCGTGAACTACAAAGACGGCGAGAAGCGGTACGTCCTCGCGCCGCTGGGATTGAAAATCGGCGACGTGATCGAGTCGGGCCCGACCGCCGATATCAAGAACGGCAACTGCCTGCCGATCAAGAACATTCCCGTCGGCACGGTCATTCACAATATCGAGCTGCGCCCCGGTCAGGGCGCCAAGCTCGTGCGCAGCGCCGGCGGCTCCGCGCAGTTGATGGCAAAAGAAGGCGACTACGCACAAGTGCGTATGCCGTCGGGCGAAGTGCGCAAGATTCAGGTCGTCTGCCGCGCTACCATCGGCCAACTCGGCAACATCGAACACGAGAACGAGATCGTCGGCAAGGCCGGCCGCTCGCGCCATCGCGGCAAGCGTCCCTCGGTTCGCGGTATCGCGATGAATCCGGTCGACCATCCGCACGGCGGCGGCGAGGCGCGTTCGACTTCGGGTCGTCCGCCGACCACGCCCTGGGGTCAGATGACCATGGGCAAAAAGACGCGTCGCAACAAGCGCACCGCGTCGATGATCGTTCGTAAGCGGAAGGCCAAGTAG
- the rplW gene encoding 50S ribosomal protein L23 translates to MDARDVILAPRITEKSMGSAVLQQYSFIVHPDATKTQIRHAIEEIFKVNVIKVNTVNVGGKKRNFARRGVRSAGYQKDTKKAIVTLKPGQKIELGGVNYFEQ, encoded by the coding sequence ATGGACGCACGCGATGTGATCCTCGCGCCGCGCATCACCGAGAAATCGATGGGCAGCGCGGTCCTGCAGCAATACAGCTTCATCGTGCACCCGGACGCGACCAAGACGCAAATCCGGCACGCGATCGAAGAGATTTTCAAGGTTAACGTCATCAAGGTGAACACGGTAAACGTCGGCGGTAAGAAGCGCAACTTCGCGCGCCGCGGCGTTCGCAGTGCCGGCTATCAAAAAGACACCAAGAAGGCGATCGTCACTCTCAAGCCCGGCCAGAAGATCGAACTGGGCGGCGTGAACTATTTCGAGCAATAA
- the rplR gene encoding 50S ribosomal protein L18: MPHVSKNISRHKRHARLRRKLIGSAERPRLLIRRTLHHIYATVVDDAKGHTILSASTRQKALADGLGSMTNTAAAQKIGQAIAAKAKEAGITAVVFDRGGLKYHGRVKALADAAREAGLEF; encoded by the coding sequence ATGCCGCACGTTTCCAAAAACATCTCGCGTCACAAACGCCACGCGCGTCTGCGCCGCAAATTGATCGGCAGCGCGGAACGTCCGCGTCTGCTGATCCGCCGCACCCTCCACCACATCTACGCAACCGTCGTCGACGATGCGAAAGGTCATACGATCCTGTCGGCTTCGACGCGTCAGAAGGCGCTCGCGGACGGCCTCGGCTCGATGACCAACACCGCGGCCGCCCAGAAGATCGGCCAGGCCATCGCCGCCAAAGCCAAAGAAGCCGGGATCACCGCCGTCGTCTTCGACCGCGGCGGCCTGAAGTATCACGGACGCGTTAAAGCGCTGGCGGATGCCGCGCGCGAAGCCGGCCTG
- the rpmC gene encoding 50S ribosomal protein L29, whose product MKVNQFKELRTFTIAELQQKAKETKEELFNLRFALRTGHLTDFSKVRAMRRTYAQIQTVISEKRIAEATNGAA is encoded by the coding sequence ATGAAGGTCAATCAGTTTAAGGAGCTTCGCACGTTCACGATAGCCGAGCTGCAGCAGAAGGCCAAAGAGACCAAAGAGGAGCTCTTTAACCTGCGTTTCGCGCTGCGCACCGGCCATCTCACGGACTTCAGCAAAGTTCGCGCGATGCGCCGCACCTACGCGCAAATTCAAACCGTCATCTCTGAGAAGCGAATCGCCGAGGCAACCAATGGAGCAGCTTAA
- a CDS encoding type Z 30S ribosomal protein S14, protein MAKTSMIEKSKRTPKFKVRQHNRCQMCGRPRSVYRKFALCRICFRENAHKGNIPGITKASW, encoded by the coding sequence ATGGCCAAGACCTCGATGATCGAGAAATCGAAGCGCACTCCGAAGTTTAAGGTGCGCCAGCATAACCGGTGCCAGATGTGCGGCCGTCCGCGCAGCGTGTACCGCAAGTTTGCGCTCTGCCGTATCTGCTTCCGCGAAAACGCTCATAAGGGGAACATCCCCGGCATCACCAAGGCGTCTTGGTAG